In the Pyrolobus fumarii 1A genome, one interval contains:
- a CDS encoding PaREP1 family protein encodes MTLLEAIRLPRSIAQRLRIEAEKQGMSLEEYLVELATRDLDPPERAREYIETARALLEQAREELERGDVRQAAEKAWGAAALAVKAYAAWREGRRLTSHGELWEYTLVLRKELGKWVSSAWNAGNSMHTCFYEGWCEREHVEDAIEEIERLVKTVEEKIKKTHTET; translated from the coding sequence TTGACTCTACTAGAGGCTATTCGCCTACCTCGCAGCATTGCCCAACGCCTCCGTATTGAGGCCGAGAAGCAGGGTATGAGTCTAGAAGAGTACCTCGTGGAGCTTGCCACGCGGGACCTGGATCCGCCGGAGAGGGCGCGGGAATACATCGAGACAGCACGGGCGCTCCTGGAGCAGGCTCGCGAGGAGCTAGAGAGGGGCGACGTGAGACAGGCTGCGGAGAAAGCCTGGGGCGCGGCGGCACTAGCGGTAAAGGCCTACGCAGCCTGGAGGGAGGGAAGGCGGCTCACCAGCCACGGTGAGCTCTGGGAGTATACACTGGTGTTGCGCAAGGAGCTTGGAAAGTGGGTTAGTAGCGCATGGAACGCCGGTAACAGCATGCACACCTGCTTCTACGAAGGATGGTGCGAAAGGGAGCACGTGGAGGACGCGATAGAGGAGATAGAGAGGCTAGTAAAAACAGTCGAAGAGAAGATCAAAAAGACCCATACGGAAACATGA